A region of the Gemmatimonadota bacterium genome:
GCCGTACCTGCGATACGAGCGCGTGAACACGCAGACCTCCGTGCCTTCGGGTTACGCATCAAACCCGGTAAACGACAAGGGCAGCATAACGTTTGGCGCCGCCTATCAGCCCGAACCCAGGATCGTGTTCAAGGTAGATTACAAGAACAACACCAACGAAGCGGACTCGGGACTCGATCAGTTCAACTTACAGGTCGGATACGTCTTCTAGCTCATGATCATCAGCCTGTTACTCATACCCTGGTTAACCCTGCTGCCCGAAGACCGGCCGGACCCCGTGCGCATCGAGCGTCATCTGACCCTGATGGGTACTACGCTGGTGATCTCGGTCGAAGCTCGGGATCGGGCCACGGCCCTTGATGCGAGCGAAAAAGCGCTGGCGGTGCTGCATCAGGCGGAGCGGAGACTGTCGACCTGGACGAACGATTCCGAACTGTCTCGATTGAACGAAGCCGAGGTGGGGCGGACGGTGAGCCTGTCCCCCGAACTGGCTGCGGATCTGACCGAAGCCCGGCGGTGGTGGATCGCGACCGGCGGTGCTTTCGATCCCGGGATCGGGAAGCTCACGGAGATATGGGGCCTGCGGAGCGGCGGGAAGAAACCTACCCGCGCGCTGCTCGACCGGACGGCGGACTTGCCGGGGTTGGAGGCGCTGGAAATGGACGGGCCTACCGCCGCTCGGCGGCATGCCGACTTGCGCATTGACGAAGGTGGATTCGGTAAAGGCGCCGGCCTGGACGACGCCGTACGAAAACTGAAGGAGACGGATGCGACGGTCGCCATGATCAACCTGGGCGGACAGGTAGCCCTTTTCGGTTCCGGCGAATCCGTTCGTTTCGAGGTGGCGGATCCTTCGGACCGTCAACGCGTCGCCCTGACACTGACCATCGACCGGGGAGCACTGGCCACATCGGGGAACAGCGAGAGAGGTCTCGTGATCGGCGATCGGACCTATAGCCATATCCTTGACCCGAACAGCGGGATGCCCGTGCCGGATTTCGGTTCGCTGACCGTGTGGGCCGATGACGCCTTAGCGGCGGACTGCCTTTCGACCGGCCTTTACGTGCTCGGACCGGAGAAAGCCCTGGACTGGGCGGCGGAATACACAGGGATTGAAGTACTCGTCCTGGAATCTACAGATGATGGTCTGAACGCCCGCGCGACAACCGGATTCAGGGGCCGAATCGATTCAGGAGGATCGGATGTCGTCCTGTCCTTCCGCTAATTGCGAATCGTCACGGCCGGACTTGCAGTCGGCATTTCGGTTCGGCTCATGGTTGCTTGCGGCTGTAGCACTGATAGCGATACCGGCCACTGCGTCCGCCAACGTTTATCTTACGGTTGGCGAAGCGCTCGAAATGGCATTCCCGGAATGCGAAATAGAGCGGCGGACGATTTACCTGACGAAGCAGCAGACAACCGATGCCGGCGGAATGGCACGGGTGGAACTGAACAGTGCAATCATTTACCCCTACGTGGCGTTGAAGGAAGGCCGTATCGCCGGTGTCGCGTATTTCGACAATCATATCGTGCGGACACTGGATGAGACGATTATGGTGGCCATTGATCCGGACGACAGGGTGCATCGCGTGGAACTGCTGGTGTTCAATGAACCGCCCGAGTACATACCGCCGGATGCCTGGTATCGTTTGTTCCCGGGTCAGCGATTGGACGACCACCTCGCCGTGAACCGGGGAATACGCGGCATACTGGGTGCAACCTTAACGACGCGCAGCACCACCGACGCGGTACGGCGCATGCTGGCGATTCATCATGTTATCAAGGATCAACTGGAACGTTGAACAGAATCGAAGCCTGGTTCGTGCATATCTCGACGATCCTCGTCGGGGTCACCGGGGTGATTTATGCCGTCATGCGGTACCTGATGGAACCCGTGGATACATATTCCGTGGTCAGCCACCCGTGGCAGCCCGGCGTACAATATCTCCATATCGTGGTCGCCCCGTTCGCGGTGTTCGCCATCGGGCTGATCTGGAAAAACCATATCTACGACCACTATCGACGCAGACTGACGACCGGACGGCGCAGTGGAATAAGTCTGATACTGACCATGGCGCCAATGGTCGTATCCGGATACCTGATACAGGTGTCGGTCGGCGAATCCTGGCGCATCGTCTGGATCGTCGTCCATTGCATTACGTCATTCCTATGGATAACCGGTTACCTTGTACACCAGGTGACCCATCTTCGTAAAAAGGGGACACTGCCTATTCGAAAAACACCTTTCAGTTCCGTAGCAAGTACCAGCATAGGACCCTCTGACACGAGATAACCCATGCACTCTGAACTCTTTACCAATACAACGGCGCAAACGATTCGCCTGGATGAACTGAAGCCCGGTGAAAAAGGAACGATCCGACAGATCAAGGGTACGGCGGGGGAAGAAGTTCACCTGATGGAACTGGGGCTGCTTCCCGGCACAACCGTCGAACTGATCAAACGTGCACCCATGGGCGACCCGATCGAGATTCGCGTACGGAGCTACCACCTGTCTATTCGTTGCTCGGAAGCCCGTTCGGTCATGGTGGAAAGAGGCTGAACTGAAGGTTACAAAAAAAGGACTATCGGTTCGGCTGGCCAGCTCTCCCCGATAGTCCCTGGACCAGGGGGATACGTACGCGTTTAGGGTACAATCCGATCCCGGCCTGTATTATTGAATATATGCCCCCTGGTGCTCGGTGTCAAATTCATCGGATCACTGTGGGGCTTACATGTTTCGCAAAACCATTTTCTGGATCCATCTCTCCTCGGGTGTCGTCGCCGGCGTGGTCATTCTGATCATGTCCGTCACCGGCGTGCTGCTCACCTTCCAAAGCCAGATCGTCGACTTCGCCAACCGGGATTACTCCACGGTCCGCCCACCCCATTCGGGCGCGGAGCGCATGGATCTCGATGCGGTGCTGTCGGCGGTCCGGAACGTCGAAACCGTAACGGAACCCACCTCCGTCACCATCCGTCCCGATCCGGACGAGGCGTACGTCGTGCGATTCGGCCGAGCGAAAACCGTCTTCGTCGATCCTTATAACGGGGAGGTCCGGGGCGAAGGAAACATCGCCGTCCGCGATTTCCTGCGCGAGATTGTGTACTGGCACCGCTGGTTCGCCGCGGAGGACGAGAACAGGGCAGTCGCCCGCGCGGTTACGGGCGCCTGCAACCTGGCGTTCTTCTTCCTGACCATCACGGGACTTTACATCTGGTGGCCCCGCAGGTGGACCTTCGCTGCTTTTAAGGCGGTCTTCCTTCCAAACTTCAAAGTCAAGGGAAAGACCAGGGATTTCAACTGGCACAATTCCTTCGGCATCTGGTGCCTTCCCGCCCTCTTCCTGATCTCACTGAGCGGCGTGGTCATATCCTATCGTTGGGCCGGCAACCTGGTCTACACGCTCACGGGAACGGAACCCCCGCAACGGACTTCACAGGCCGCCGCGGAACCGGAATACCCGGAGGAGGAATCCGCGCCGTCCCCTTTCGCGCCGTCCGAGTCCTTTCTGGATGCGGCGCGGAAGCAGGTTCCAGAATGGGCGTACATCACCCTGAACCTGCAGAAAGAAGGCGCGGTAACCACCACACTGACCGTATCTGAAATGGACAATCGCATTCCGCTGACCCGATCGACCCTTACCGTATCTACGAGCGATGCGGAATTAGTCGAATGGGTACCCTTCACCAGCCTGAACATGGGACGGCAGATCCGCACATGGCTGCGCTGGATTCATACGGGCGAAGCGGCCGGTTGGTTCGGCCAGCTCATCGCAGGCGTGGCGTCGGCCGGCGCCGTGGTCCTGGTCTGGACGGGGCTTTCGCTGGCATGGCGGCGATTACGAAGGTTCAACAGAACCCGGCAAGACAGGGCATACACTACGAAGGATATACCAGGAGAATCCGATGAAGAACCACACTTTGCTCGCACAGGATGAAGAGAACCTGACCCGGGTTTACCGATGCCACTCCGGTCATATACATGTCATCTATCGGCGCATCAACATCGCCCTGTCGACGGGCGAGTTCCGCGAACTCCTGGACTGCGTCGTACAGACCTTCGAGTACATTCAGAAACAAAGCCCGGAGAGCATGGCATCGAAACACATCGACGTGACGTTCGACGACACTGTCGTTAAAATGCCCCTGCCCGCCTTCAGCATGTTCGTGCATGTCCTCAGACGGGCTATGACAAGTTTTCAGCGACTTTTTTCCGACAATCCCGAACAACCGGTCGAATCAGGGCAGCAACGCACGGCCAAGCTCATCCCCTTTGCACCGTGCAGATACAGCCACCTGAATTGAGCGGCCAGGCGGGGCAAGGCCAGACGGGGCAAGGCCAGGCGGGGCAAGGTATGGTCAGCCCGGACATCCCATGCGCTTCGCTTTTTATTCCCTTATGTGATGTATTTAGTTATATTGTTTCGATCCGGGCTTGACGGTTTTCCGGCCCGGTTTTGATCCCGATCCCATTCAAGAATCAACCGGTGACATGGCCGAAACAACCAATACATACACGGCACGGGAATCCGTGTACGATGTACTCCTCGTCGGCAACCCGAATACCGGCAAGACGTCCGTATTCAATTCGTTGACCGGGCTCCGTCAGAAAACGGGCAACTATCCCGGCGTGACCGTGGAGAAGAAAACGGGCACCGTGACGGGTCCGGACGGCGGCACGCTTCGCCTGCACGACATGCCGGGGATGTACAGCCTTACCCCGAAGTCCCTCGACGACTCCATCGCCCGGGAGGTGCTGATCGGGGAGGCGGACGAGGAGCTGGACATCCGCCTCATCGTGGTCGTGGCGGACGCTTCGAACCTCAACCGGAACCTCTACCTGGTCACCCAGCTCATCGACCTCGGCATCCCCGTCGCCGTGGCCATGAACATGATGGACAACGCCGTCAGCAGCGGCATCCACATCGACCTGGACGCGCTTTCCGAACAACTGCAGGTCCCGATCGTTCCCGTGGTCGCTTCCCGCCAACAGGGCATAGACGAACTGAGACGGATGATGTTCGACCAGATCGGTCCGGTGGATCGGGATGCACGGACGGACGGTTCGACGGAGTCAGCCAGGGACGCGGTTTCCTTCGCCGAACGGTTTCCGCGGAGGCGGCTGCTGGGTGGTTTGCTCGACGAAGCGCTCGCCCCTGCGGCGGCGTGGTTCGGAGAACATACGAATCTGAACGAGGTGGCGCAGGCGTCGGAAGCGCTGCGCGTGACCTCGAGCGACCAGGCGCTGCAGACGTGGATGGAAGGCCGCCAGGATCCCTCTTGCAAGGAAGACCTGAAACGCATCGTGGAGCAGACGCGGGGCAGGCTGGACGAAATGCAGGTCCCGTGGCGCATGCTGGAGACCATCCTGCGGTATGACCAGATCGACGATCTCTATTCCAGGGTCGTGCGGGAGGATCGGGATGTCCAGGACAGCCTGAGTGTCCGGCTGGACCGCGCTTTCACCCACCGGATTGCCGGTCCGGTCATCGTCCTGGCCGTGTTCGCGCTGGTCTTCCAGTCCATATTTTCCTGGGCCGAAGCGCCCATGACGCTTATCGAGGACGGGATCGCCGCCCTGGGTGCCTTCGTCTACCAGTTTCTGCCCGCCGGCATGCTGCGGGACCTGCTCGTGGATGGCGTCATCGCCGGCGTGGGCGCCGTGCTGGTCTTCCTCCCCCAGATCCTCTTCCTCTTCTTCTTCCTGGCGCTGCTCGAAGACACGGGCTACATGGCCCGCGTCGCCTTCATTATGGACCGGTTCATGAAGAGCATGGGCCTGTCCGGCCACTCGGTCATGCCGCTGCTTTCGTCATTTGCCTGTGCGATTCCCGGCATCATGGCGACCCGTACGATCAAGAACTGGAAAGACCGCCTCATCACCATCATGATCGCGCCGTTGATGAGCTGCAGCGCCCGTCTGCCTGTTTACATCCTGCTGATCGGCGCGTTCTTTCCGTCCATGACGATTCTGGGCGTGTTCACGCTGCAGGGGCTCATGCTGTTTTCCATGTACATATTCGGGATCGTCGTCGCCATCGGCGCCGCACTGGTCTTCAAGCGGTTATTCATGAAGGACGCCGTTCCCACGAGTTTCGTCATGGAACTGCCGCCCTACCGGCGTCCGTCCCTGAAGTGGGTGCTCCTGCAGATGTACGAACGGGCGAAGGTCTTCGTTACAGAAGCGGGCCAGATCATCCTTGCCATATCGGTCGTCCTCTGGTTTCTCGCCTCGTACCCGCAGCCCGACGACTATGAAGCCATGTCGTCTCGATCGCGCATACAGCAGAGCTACGCCGGACAGCTCGGCCAGTTGATCGAACCGGCCATCGAGCCGCTCGGGTTCGACTGGAAGGTGGGCATCGGCCTGATCACCTCCTTCGTCGCCCGGGAAGTGCTGGTGAGCACCATGGCCACGATCTACAATGTGGAGGAGGCCGACGAGACCTCGGTAGATCTCCGGTCATCGCTTCAGGACGATGTGGACCCGGAGACGGGCGAGCGGTTGTATACGCCACTGGTGGCGGTCGCGCTCATGGTCTTCTTCGCCCTGGCTTGCCAGTGCATGGCCACGGTCGCCATAGTGAAGCGGGAGACCAACGGCTGGAAATGGCCCATCGTCATGGTCCTGTACATGACGGCCCTGGCCTATGTGGGATCCTTCGTCGTTTACCAGGGGGGACGGCTCCTGGGATTCGGATAAGCGTCGTCGGACTGTCTAGCAGCCGTCGGACCGCCTGGTAGCTGTCGGACCGCCTGGTAGCTGTCGGACCACTTGGCAGCCGCCGGACCGCTTGGCTTTTAACCCGTCCGCCATTATCTTGCTATCATGGACCTTCAAACTCTGATCGTCGCCATAGTCGTGGGGGTCGCGGCCGCGTCTGTCTTGCGCACCTTCACCCGGCAGTTCACCTCCCGGGACCGGAAGGGATGCGGAAGCTGCGCTCACGGCGGCTCGGTGCTGACCGGGCTGACCGGGCTGACCGGACAGACCGGGCAGTCCAGGCTGACCAGCGCATCGCGGGACGACGAGCTGATCCAGGTGGAGTTGATCCAGGTGAAGCCGATCCAGGTGGATGAGTCCGTCCGGGAATAGCTTACGCCTTAGAGGCAACGGTCGACTTCAATCAAATGTCCATACTCGATACGATCCGGAACAGAAGGTCGATTTACGAATTCAAGCCGGAACCGGTCCCCCGGGAAGTGATCGCCCGCGTGCTCGAAACCGCCGTTTGGGCGCCGAACCACAAGCTGACGGAACCGTGGCGCTTCCTGGTCGTCACCGGGAAGACCAAGGAAACCCTGGCGAAAATCTACTGCAGGATCCAGCGGGAAAAGA
Encoded here:
- a CDS encoding PepSY-associated TM helix domain-containing protein, producing the protein MFRKTIFWIHLSSGVVAGVVILIMSVTGVLLTFQSQIVDFANRDYSTVRPPHSGAERMDLDAVLSAVRNVETVTEPTSVTIRPDPDEAYVVRFGRAKTVFVDPYNGEVRGEGNIAVRDFLREIVYWHRWFAAEDENRAVARAVTGACNLAFFFLTITGLYIWWPRRWTFAAFKAVFLPNFKVKGKTRDFNWHNSFGIWCLPALFLISLSGVVISYRWAGNLVYTLTGTEPPQRTSQAAAEPEYPEEESAPSPFAPSESFLDAARKQVPEWAYITLNLQKEGAVTTTLTVSEMDNRIPLTRSTLTVSTSDAELVEWVPFTSLNMGRQIRTWLRWIHTGEAAGWFGQLIAGVASAGAVVLVWTGLSLAWRRLRRFNRTRQDRAYTTKDIPGESDEEPHFARTG
- the feoB gene encoding ferrous iron transport protein B → MAETTNTYTARESVYDVLLVGNPNTGKTSVFNSLTGLRQKTGNYPGVTVEKKTGTVTGPDGGTLRLHDMPGMYSLTPKSLDDSIAREVLIGEADEELDIRLIVVVADASNLNRNLYLVTQLIDLGIPVAVAMNMMDNAVSSGIHIDLDALSEQLQVPIVPVVASRQQGIDELRRMMFDQIGPVDRDARTDGSTESARDAVSFAERFPRRRLLGGLLDEALAPAAAWFGEHTNLNEVAQASEALRVTSSDQALQTWMEGRQDPSCKEDLKRIVEQTRGRLDEMQVPWRMLETILRYDQIDDLYSRVVREDRDVQDSLSVRLDRAFTHRIAGPVIVLAVFALVFQSIFSWAEAPMTLIEDGIAALGAFVYQFLPAGMLRDLLVDGVIAGVGAVLVFLPQILFLFFFLALLEDTGYMARVAFIMDRFMKSMGLSGHSVMPLLSSFACAIPGIMATRTIKNWKDRLITIMIAPLMSCSARLPVYILLIGAFFPSMTILGVFTLQGLMLFSMYIFGIVVAIGAALVFKRLFMKDAVPTSFVMELPPYRRPSLKWVLLQMYERAKVFVTEAGQIILAISVVLWFLASYPQPDDYEAMSSRSRIQQSYAGQLGQLIEPAIEPLGFDWKVGIGLITSFVAREVLVSTMATIYNVEEADETSVDLRSSLQDDVDPETGERLYTPLVAVALMVFFALACQCMATVAIVKRETNGWKWPIVMVLYMTALAYVGSFVVYQGGRLLGFG
- a CDS encoding FMN-binding protein; translated protein: MAFPECEIERRTIYLTKQQTTDAGGMARVELNSAIIYPYVALKEGRIAGVAYFDNHIVRTLDETIMVAIDPDDRVHRVELLVFNEPPEYIPPDAWYRLFPGQRLDDHLAVNRGIRGILGATLTTRSTTDAVRRMLAIHHVIKDQLER
- a CDS encoding FAD:protein FMN transferase, which gives rise to MIISLLLIPWLTLLPEDRPDPVRIERHLTLMGTTLVISVEARDRATALDASEKALAVLHQAERRLSTWTNDSELSRLNEAEVGRTVSLSPELAADLTEARRWWIATGGAFDPGIGKLTEIWGLRSGGKKPTRALLDRTADLPGLEALEMDGPTAARRHADLRIDEGGFGKGAGLDDAVRKLKETDATVAMINLGGQVALFGSGESVRFEVADPSDRQRVALTLTIDRGALATSGNSERGLVIGDRTYSHILDPNSGMPVPDFGSLTVWADDALAADCLSTGLYVLGPEKALDWAAEYTGIEVLVLESTDDGLNARATTGFRGRIDSGGSDVVLSFR
- a CDS encoding FeoA family protein, yielding MHSELFTNTTAQTIRLDELKPGEKGTIRQIKGTAGEEVHLMELGLLPGTTVELIKRAPMGDPIEIRVRSYHLSIRCSEARSVMVERG